The following coding sequences lie in one Cytobacillus sp. IB215665 genomic window:
- a CDS encoding erythromycin esterase family protein: MSLFKRFRIPTILSLTLAVLILFACINQETTDSVEENNIELNTNDKKAHMQNEKNNDYKSIQLNSTDYNDLAFLKDILGNKRVVMLGESSHGVAEYSLIKSRLIKFLHEELNYNVVAFESGLADVNVTNELLLDNSPYRALEYALHGVWNTNNNVNLFKYLQEQKSSDKFIDMVGFDIQLQGYISQNSNILYEYFEGINKDFAENIKEAEIGYDELIKNGNNFWRKGFTELPTEWDEERKRLILQYENLLAILRNSDSQISRTLNDQHEKLFIKIFEQRIDCLTEIYNEEYFIQLNLTERKERRDAIMSENLIWLLEEMYPNEKFVIWAHNAHIMKNRSKVKIADGSVPFVNFVELLPDSIKNESFIIGLYMYSGQHTFNNREVFDVFENHKENSIENRLSQSKFSTTFLNIAIKDTPTIDYWWNSDTVGKAWGYLEETFIPSEQYDGLILIDQANRPIYQ; the protein is encoded by the coding sequence TTGAGTTTATTTAAGCGGTTTCGCATTCCTACTATATTATCTTTAACTCTAGCTGTGCTCATTTTATTTGCTTGTATAAATCAAGAAACTACAGATAGTGTAGAAGAAAATAATATTGAATTAAATACAAATGACAAAAAGGCTCATATGCAAAATGAAAAAAATAACGATTACAAGTCTATCCAATTAAACAGTACAGATTATAACGATCTAGCATTCCTTAAAGATATCTTAGGTAATAAAAGGGTAGTCATGTTGGGGGAAAGCTCTCATGGAGTAGCAGAATATAGCTTAATAAAGAGTAGATTAATTAAATTTTTACATGAAGAGTTAAATTACAATGTGGTTGCCTTTGAAAGTGGCTTGGCAGATGTAAATGTAACAAATGAGCTGTTACTAGATAATAGTCCATACAGAGCATTGGAATATGCGCTCCATGGTGTCTGGAACACAAATAATAACGTCAACTTATTTAAATATCTTCAAGAACAAAAGTCTTCAGACAAGTTTATTGATATGGTTGGGTTCGATATTCAACTACAGGGATATATTAGTCAGAACTCAAATATACTTTATGAATATTTTGAAGGTATAAATAAAGATTTTGCAGAAAATATAAAAGAAGCAGAGATAGGTTATGATGAATTAATCAAAAACGGTAATAATTTTTGGAGAAAGGGATTTACCGAATTACCTACGGAGTGGGATGAAGAGAGAAAAAGATTGATTCTTCAGTATGAAAATTTATTAGCTATTCTTAGAAATAGTGATTCTCAAATATCAAGGACTTTGAATGATCAACATGAGAAATTATTTATAAAGATTTTTGAGCAAAGAATCGATTGTCTAACAGAAATATATAATGAAGAGTATTTCATACAATTAAATTTAACCGAAAGAAAAGAACGAAGAGATGCAATAATGTCAGAGAATTTAATATGGCTCTTAGAAGAAATGTATCCAAATGAGAAGTTCGTTATATGGGCTCATAATGCCCATATAATGAAAAACAGGTCTAAAGTAAAAATAGCCGATGGTAGCGTCCCGTTTGTAAATTTTGTGGAGTTGCTACCAGACTCAATTAAAAATGAATCATTTATTATTGGGTTGTATATGTATAGTGGACAGCATACTTTTAATAATCGAGAAGTATTTGATGTATTTGAAAATCATAAGGAAAACTCTATAGAAAATCGTCTAAGTCAATCCAAATTCTCTACAACTTTCTTAAATATTGCGATAAAAGACACTCCAACAATTGATTATTGGTGGAATTCCGATACGGTAGGAAAAGCATGGGGATATCTAGAAGAAACGTTCATCCCTAGCGAGCAATATGATGGTCTTATCTTAATAGATCAAGCGAATCGACCAATATATCAGTAA
- a CDS encoding GNAT family N-acetyltransferase, protein MKHQLSIKAVIKGTVPGRVFLSNDCASALLTSPQGIFLGGSTENNRFFEETNNLVKEELLPELASNGELDYVLFYPTEGKWDTILQIVMKDLLPMRSGRMTFTHNLSSINVPDGNSIVPINGNLLQRQDVIGLSEVKSEILENWPSIEAYEDKGFGCVAIQDTHQGPTIISWCLTDWVVDDECEIGIETNKNYRGNGWARKTSLAILTLAKQRGIRKVGWQCWSNNIASQRTALSVGFMPFADFPVLFGWTHPLNNLLVNGNHYMRGDRKYGVKKDYARAAWSYAQALDKGWDCNGDMALYWNAACMFYLTGEMEQARHYYKRAIDMGWKDIHQPHYHEFVYKEKNSEQIASILSESL, encoded by the coding sequence TTGAAGCATCAGTTATCAATTAAAGCGGTCATTAAAGGTACTGTACCTGGCAGGGTTTTTCTGTCTAATGACTGTGCATCAGCACTATTGACAAGCCCTCAAGGTATTTTTCTAGGTGGCAGTACAGAGAACAACCGATTTTTCGAAGAAACCAATAATTTAGTCAAAGAGGAGCTGCTACCTGAGCTTGCCTCGAATGGAGAGTTAGACTATGTACTGTTTTATCCTACAGAAGGAAAATGGGATACTATTCTCCAGATCGTAATGAAAGATTTATTGCCTATGAGAAGTGGGCGAATGACCTTTACTCACAATTTAAGCAGTATCAACGTTCCCGATGGTAATAGTATTGTTCCCATAAATGGCAACTTATTGCAACGTCAAGATGTAATAGGGCTTAGTGAAGTAAAAAGTGAAATTCTAGAGAATTGGCCTTCAATAGAAGCATACGAGGATAAGGGCTTCGGTTGTGTTGCTATACAAGATACCCATCAGGGGCCGACTATTATTAGTTGGTGCCTTACAGACTGGGTAGTTGATGATGAGTGTGAAATCGGTATTGAAACAAATAAAAACTATCGAGGTAACGGATGGGCACGAAAAACATCATTAGCTATACTCACCCTCGCAAAACAGAGAGGTATCAGAAAAGTTGGTTGGCAGTGCTGGTCAAACAACATAGCTTCTCAGCGAACAGCTCTGTCTGTTGGTTTCATGCCGTTCGCGGATTTCCCTGTTCTCTTTGGATGGACTCATCCTTTAAACAACCTTCTTGTCAACGGCAACCATTATATGCGTGGTGATCGTAAATATGGTGTTAAGAAAGATTATGCCCGTGCTGCTTGGAGTTATGCTCAAGCACTTGATAAAGGCTGGGACTGTAATGGAGATATGGCATTATATTGGAATGCAGCCTGTATGTTTTATTTGACCGGTGAAATGGAACAAGCGAGACATTATTACAAAAGGGCTATTGATATGGGGTGGAAAGATATCCATCAACCACATTATCATGAATTTGTTTATAAAGAAAAGAATAGCGAACAGATTGCTAGCATACTTTCAGAGTCACTTTAG